In Tissierellales bacterium, the DNA window AAATATACCTAATTGGTGAAGGATACGACCTGAAGACCGTTAGAAATGGAATAGAAGGTTTAAATGCAGTCAATGAAGAAAACTTCGATCTAGCGATACTAGATATAATGATGCCAGAGATGGACGGATACAAATTGACAAGAGAGATTAGGAAAATCAGCAATATGCCCATAATCATACTTTCAGCGAAAAACGAAGACCAAGACAAGATACTAGGACTAAACATTGGAGCAGATGACTACATTACAAAACCATTTAATCCATTAGAACTAATAGCTAGGGTTAACTCGCATTTGCGAAGAAACAGAAAGTACAATGATTCAGACAAACACGTGAGTAAAATACTCTCGCTTAAAAATCTCAGACTTGATACAGAAACATGTAGACTTTACAAAGACGATACAGAACTACTTATAACAGCTACCGAATACAAAATGATGAGTTTATTTATGAAAAATCCAGACAAAATATTTTCAAAAATCCAACTAGCAGAACATATACTAGGAGAATACTTTGAGTCAGATTCTCATACCATCAGAGTTCATATTTCAAATCTCAGGCACAAACTAGGAGTAGATAAAAATGGAAATCAATACATCCAAACTATGAAAGGTCTAGGATACAGAATTGAAAATGAAAAACAAATATAGCCAAAAAAGCTACTTTAACACACTAGTTAGAGACTTCTTGTACTTTGTAATAGCAACACTGATTTCTATTTTAGCAATACTATTTTTGAGAGACTATATTGAAGACGTCAGTATGAGGACCTACCTACAATACACATACGACAATGTGCCAGAAGAAATAAAGAGCGGAGAGTACTTAGAATTTGAAAGCGAGCACATACTTGGAGATGATGGATTTTTTGAAATAATAGATTCAGATGGAAACATAGTCTACTCTCATTTAAAAAACAAACAAATTCAGTTTTCAGCTGACGAAATAAAATTGATTCCAAATGAAAGTAACCGACCGATAGTTACGAGAGAATCTTACAAAGACTTTGATTCAAACGAATACGTGGAACTTACATTTGAATACTACGAAGACTTGAAAAAAACGTATCAGAAAATATTGATAGTAGATAGAAATTACAGACTAGTATTTTCAGATATGCATTTAGACAAAGATACATTTTCAAAAAAAGAACTCGAATTGATGATGGGAATATACGAAAATGACTATGAAATTTCCAAGCTAGAGTTTGAAGACAACAGCAAAAATCCACACTCAATAATATTCTTTAGAAAACACAACCCCATGAACAGGATCTCCACATCAATTAAAGGAAATATAAAATACTACGTAGCAGTATTCATTGTACTATTCATGGCATATGCAATCATTTACCTCGTAAAACTAGACAAAAAAGTGAAAACACCACTACACCTTCTAGGCGATGCAATAGATAGAATAGCCAAAGGAGAAAAAGAAGAACAAATAAACTACAGAGGACCAAATGAATTCGAAGAACTATGTCAAAAATTCAACGACATGTCTAGAAAACTAAGCGAATCAGAAGAAAAGCAAAGAGAATTAGAAAAAGAAAAAAAGAGAATAATAGCCGACATATCTCACGATCTAAAGACGCCTATAACCATAGTTCAAGGCTTTGCCCAAATGCTGATAGATGGAAAAATAAATGAAAGCGAGAGAAAAACATATTTAGAGCGAATATCTCAAAAATCAGATTCTATGGCAAAACTCATAAATGCACTTAGTGAATACAGCAAACTAGACCACCCAGAATTTAGACTAGACATAGAGAATAGAAACATGAGCGAATTTGCTCGGCAATATTTCATTGAAAAATACAGTGAATTAGAAATGCAGGGCTACAAACTAGACATAGACATCCCTGATAACGATATTTACTGCAAATTCGATGAATTTGAGATAAAGAGAGTCTTCGACAACATA includes these proteins:
- a CDS encoding HAMP domain-containing histidine kinase, whose translation is MKNKYSQKSYFNTLVRDFLYFVIATLISILAILFLRDYIEDVSMRTYLQYTYDNVPEEIKSGEYLEFESEHILGDDGFFEIIDSDGNIVYSHLKNKQIQFSADEIKLIPNESNRPIVTRESYKDFDSNEYVELTFEYYEDLKKTYQKILIVDRNYRLVFSDMHLDKDTFSKKELELMMGIYENDYEISKLEFEDNSKNPHSIIFFRKHNPMNRISTSIKGNIKYYVAVFIVLFMAYAIIYLVKLDKKVKTPLHLLGDAIDRIAKGEKEEQINYRGPNEFEELCQKFNDMSRKLSESEEKQRELEKEKKRIIADISHDLKTPITIVQGFAQMLIDGKINESERKTYLERISQKSDSMAKLINALSEYSKLDHPEFRLDIENRNMSEFARQYFIEKYSELEMQGYKLDIDIPDNDIYCKFDEFEIKRVFDNIISNTVKYTEKERTISFSIEKTNQNIKLKIGDNGRGISSELQSKIFEPFSIEDEARTTRSGSGLGMAIAYKIIKAHRGDIKLTSDDKKQINTLYEIELPAK
- a CDS encoding response regulator transcription factor; its protein translation is MNTKILIAEDDRDISEIIEIYLIGEGYDLKTVRNGIEGLNAVNEENFDLAILDIMMPEMDGYKLTREIRKISNMPIIILSAKNEDQDKILGLNIGADDYITKPFNPLELIARVNSHLRRNRKYNDSDKHVSKILSLKNLRLDTETCRLYKDDTELLITATEYKMMSLFMKNPDKIFSKIQLAEHILGEYFESDSHTIRVHISNLRHKLGVDKNGNQYIQTMKGLGYRIENEKQI